In the Bacillota bacterium genome, one interval contains:
- the miaA gene encoding tRNA (adenosine(37)-N6)-dimethylallyltransferase MiaA: MSELPLLLVICGPTAVGKSAVALEVARRLDGEIISGDSAQVYRYMDIGTAKPSPEERREVAHHLVDILDPDQRWSVADFRNAVDELVPQVAGRGHLPILAGGTMLYIRAVTAGYHFPSPAYDPDVRRRLYDRAATEGASALYEWLARVDPETARRLNPGDLRRVVRALEVFLLTGTPISAHASRRRPGPYRLLVVGLTRPRPVLYRRIDARVEDMLRAGLVEEVRGLLERGYSPQLPSMRALGYREMIDYLYGRTTLGEARRLFARNTRHFARRQFTWMKREEGMIWIDLGENKEEEAITRIVEMAAGNRWPP; this comes from the coding sequence ATGAGCGAATTGCCCCTGTTGCTGGTGATATGTGGCCCCACCGCAGTAGGTAAGTCTGCGGTGGCCCTGGAGGTGGCTCGTCGCCTAGACGGCGAGATCATTTCCGGGGATTCCGCCCAGGTGTACCGTTACATGGATATCGGTACGGCCAAGCCCAGCCCGGAGGAACGCCGCGAAGTCGCCCATCACCTGGTGGATATCCTGGATCCTGACCAACGCTGGAGCGTGGCCGACTTCCGCAACGCGGTGGATGAGCTGGTGCCGCAGGTGGCCGGGCGGGGCCACCTGCCCATCCTGGCCGGGGGCACCATGCTCTATATCCGCGCGGTTACCGCAGGATATCACTTCCCGTCCCCGGCGTACGACCCTGACGTGCGCAGGCGACTGTATGATCGGGCAGCGACAGAGGGAGCCTCTGCCCTGTACGAATGGCTGGCCCGGGTAGACCCGGAGACGGCGCGCCGTCTTAACCCGGGGGACCTGCGCCGGGTGGTGCGGGCTCTGGAAGTGTTTCTGCTCACGGGCACCCCCATCTCGGCCCACGCCAGCCGGCGCCGGCCCGGTCCCTACCGGCTGCTGGTGGTGGGCCTCACCCGTCCCCGCCCTGTGCTGTACCGGCGTATAGATGCGCGCGTGGAGGACATGCTGCGGGCCGGTCTGGTTGAGGAGGTACGCGGGTTGCTGGAACGCGGGTACAGCCCGCAGCTTCCCAGCATGCGGGCGTTGGGATACCGCGAGATGATCGATTACCTGTACGGGCGGACCACCCTGGGAGAAGCCAGGCGGCTATTTGCCCGCAACACGCGCCATTTCGCCCGCCGTCAGTTCACGTGGATGAAGCGGGAAGAGGGGATGATCTGGATAGACCTGGGAGAAAATAAGGAAGAAGAAGCCATCACTCGGATAGTAGAGATGGCGGCAGGAAATCGTTGGCCCCCGTAG
- the mutS gene encoding DNA mismatch repair protein MutS, which yields MTPVLRQYRALKDRHRDSILLFRLGDFYEAFYQDAEVMARELGITLTSREMGKGNRAPMAGIPCHAADSYISRLVERGYRVAICEQVEDARRARGLVRREVVRTVTPGTVSEGRLLEEKGQRWLVALCTHRRSWGLASADASTGEFRVTQWEGQDASRLALEEVARLAPAECLVPPALAADPGIGKVVREAGGILTPRDELDFDPGEARSRLLSHFQVASLSGYGCEGLDAATGAAGAVLKYLTETQGTCAHVRELVTYQVGDHLVIDPTARRNLELFRRWPDGKTEGTLFWVLDQTVTAAGGRRLRSWLERPLLDPALIGERLDAVEELVGDTLLREELRDLLRHTCDGERLLARVATGAVTPRELGYLRRTLDLLPRVKEVVARAASPLLRSLQERLDLPGDLADLLNRALAEDLPVSAREGGIIRDGFSEEVDRLRRAARDGRAWLAELESQERERTGIRSLKIGYNQVFGYYFEVTRPNLSLVPPDWTRQQTLSGAERFFTTRLKELESTILGAQEKLVELEYELFCQLRDKVLDEIDRLGGGFSALADLDALASLAEVAVRYGYVRPQVDDGDAIWIEDGRHPVLERMLEEGEFVPNSVALDAGCRLLIITGPNMAGKSTYMRQVALAVIMAQMGSFVPARRARVGVVDRLFVRVGAYDDIASGQSTFMVEMSEVARALRHATARSLVLLDEIGRGTGTFDGMSIAWAVAEYLHDRVGCHTLLATHYRELIALGERLPAAANCSVAVRRRGREIAFLRRVVPGGADASYGVEVAKLAGLPEAVIERARTILSGLEASAARPDGNPVTQRQATPEQLTFFHPRPNPLLQELAELDVLHMTPLEAIARLQELSERARREMACEGE from the coding sequence GTGACGCCGGTACTGAGGCAATACCGGGCCCTGAAGGATCGGCACCGGGATAGTATCCTGCTCTTTCGCCTGGGAGACTTTTACGAGGCATTTTACCAGGACGCGGAGGTGATGGCCCGGGAACTGGGCATCACCCTGACCTCCCGCGAGATGGGGAAGGGGAACCGGGCCCCCATGGCTGGCATCCCCTGCCATGCCGCGGACAGTTATATATCCCGCCTGGTGGAGCGGGGGTACCGGGTAGCCATCTGCGAGCAGGTGGAGGATGCCAGGAGGGCCCGCGGGCTGGTGCGCCGGGAAGTGGTGCGCACGGTCACCCCCGGCACCGTGAGTGAAGGGCGCCTGCTGGAGGAAAAGGGGCAGCGCTGGCTGGTGGCGCTGTGCACTCACAGGCGGAGCTGGGGGCTGGCCAGCGCCGATGCCTCCACCGGCGAGTTTCGCGTCACCCAATGGGAGGGCCAGGACGCCTCCCGGCTGGCCCTGGAAGAAGTAGCCCGCTTGGCGCCGGCTGAGTGCCTGGTACCGCCTGCCCTGGCGGCTGACCCGGGCATAGGGAAGGTGGTGCGGGAGGCAGGGGGCATCCTCACCCCCCGGGACGAACTGGACTTCGACCCCGGGGAGGCGCGCAGCCGGCTCCTTTCCCACTTCCAGGTGGCATCCCTGAGCGGGTACGGCTGTGAGGGTCTGGATGCTGCCACCGGGGCGGCGGGAGCCGTCCTGAAGTATCTGACGGAAACCCAGGGGACCTGCGCCCACGTGCGGGAACTGGTCACCTACCAGGTGGGGGACCACCTGGTCATTGACCCCACTGCCCGTCGCAACCTGGAACTGTTCCGCCGCTGGCCGGACGGGAAGACCGAGGGCACCCTCTTCTGGGTGCTCGACCAGACGGTGACCGCAGCGGGAGGAAGGCGCCTGCGTTCCTGGCTGGAACGGCCGCTGCTCGACCCGGCCCTCATCGGGGAGCGGCTGGATGCGGTGGAAGAACTGGTGGGTGACACCCTGTTGCGGGAAGAACTGCGGGACTTGCTCAGGCACACCTGCGATGGCGAGCGGCTGCTGGCCCGGGTGGCCACGGGCGCGGTAACGCCACGGGAACTTGGTTACCTCAGACGGACCCTGGACCTTCTTCCCCGCGTGAAGGAAGTGGTGGCCCGGGCCGCCTCTCCCCTCCTGCGATCCCTGCAGGAGCGCCTGGACCTGCCGGGCGACCTGGCCGACCTCCTCAACCGGGCCCTGGCGGAAGACCTGCCTGTATCCGCCCGCGAGGGAGGCATCATCCGCGACGGGTTTTCCGAGGAGGTGGACAGGCTGCGCCGGGCTGCCCGGGACGGGCGCGCCTGGCTGGCAGAGTTGGAGTCGCAGGAGAGGGAGCGCACGGGGATCAGGTCACTCAAGATCGGATACAACCAGGTGTTCGGATATTACTTCGAAGTGACCCGGCCCAACCTGTCCCTCGTGCCGCCTGACTGGACCCGGCAGCAAACCCTGAGCGGGGCGGAGCGGTTTTTCACCACCCGGCTGAAGGAACTCGAGAGCACCATCCTGGGGGCCCAGGAAAAGCTTGTCGAACTTGAGTACGAACTGTTCTGCCAATTGCGGGATAAGGTGTTGGACGAGATAGACAGGCTGGGCGGAGGATTCTCCGCCCTGGCCGATCTGGACGCCCTGGCCTCGCTGGCCGAGGTGGCCGTGCGCTACGGGTACGTGCGTCCCCAGGTGGACGACGGGGACGCCATCTGGATCGAGGATGGGCGGCACCCGGTACTGGAGAGGATGCTGGAGGAAGGCGAATTCGTGCCCAACAGCGTGGCCCTGGACGCGGGCTGCCGCCTGCTGATCATCACCGGCCCCAACATGGCGGGAAAGTCTACCTACATGCGCCAGGTGGCCCTGGCCGTCATCATGGCGCAGATGGGAAGTTTTGTGCCGGCGCGGCGGGCCAGGGTGGGGGTGGTGGACCGGCTGTTCGTGCGGGTGGGGGCCTACGACGACATTGCCTCCGGCCAGAGCACCTTCATGGTGGAGATGAGCGAGGTGGCCCGTGCCCTGCGCCATGCCACCGCCCGCAGTCTGGTCCTGCTCGACGAGATCGGTCGCGGCACCGGTACTTTCGACGGCATGAGCATCGCCTGGGCGGTGGCCGAGTACCTGCACGACCGGGTGGGATGCCACACCTTGCTGGCCACCCACTATCGGGAACTCATCGCCCTGGGGGAACGGCTGCCTGCGGCGGCCAATTGTTCGGTGGCGGTGCGGCGGCGGGGCCGGGAAATAGCGTTCCTGCGCCGGGTGGTACCGGGTGGTGCCGACGCTTCCTACGGCGTGGAGGTGGCCAAGCTGGCCGGGTTGCCCGAGGCGGTGATCGAGCGCGCCCGCACCATCCTGTCCGGACTCGAGGCAAGCGCGGCTCGCCCCGATGGGAACCCGGTGACACAGCGACAGGCGACCCCTGAACAGCTTACCTTCTTTCACCCCCGTCCTAACCCCCTGCTGCAGGAGTTGGCGGAGCTTGACGTGCTGCACATGACGCCGCTGGAGGCCATTGCCAGGTTGCAGGAACTGAGCGAGCGGGCCCGACGCGAGATGGCCTGCGAAGGGGAGTGA
- the hfq gene encoding RNA chaperone Hfq, translating into MPKDQVNLQDLFLNQVRKEGVPVTVYLVNGFQLKGLVKGFDNFTLVLDNEGRQMMIYKHAISTVSPSRSVNLAALVAEARKEISQQS; encoded by the coding sequence TTGCCCAAAGATCAGGTTAATCTGCAGGACCTGTTCCTCAACCAGGTGCGTAAAGAAGGTGTACCGGTCACCGTCTACCTGGTGAACGGTTTTCAGCTCAAGGGTTTGGTGAAGGGCTTCGACAATTTCACCCTGGTACTGGATAACGAGGGTCGCCAGATGATGATATACAAGCATGCCATCTCCACGGTGAGCCCCTCCCGGAGCGTTAATCTGGCGGCCCTGGTGGCCGAGGCACGCAAAGAGATCTCCCAGCAAAGCTGA
- the mutL gene encoding DNA mismatch repair endonuclease MutL: protein MIRQLDAGTVAKIAAGEVIERPASVVKELVENSIDAGARRIVVICRRGGFDLIQVSDDGCGMAPEDAPLAFARHSTSKLSCADDLSRVTTLGFRGEALPSIAAVARVEMVTCPPGAPSGTRVVVEGGRVAHVEETAARPGTRVTVRDVLAGLPARRKFLSDPHREGLRCVDVVMRLAAGYPHIAFRLEMDGRQVLSTPGDGRLLDTLVALYGPGTARALTPVCPPEEDYPPGIVSVTGYVGGSATFRTRRWAQALYVNGRAVRAPGLVQAVEAGYGPMLPPGRHPFVILFLTVDPQHVDVNVHPTKAEVRLAREEAVKSLLVRVVTRALGASDMSRPLVADTSTGGWEGGPGQATESRGEVGENKQEAAVTLDLARHAGVRVGRTRLGEPGPVWELNFSRLRVIGQAMGTYLLVEGPEGLYVVDQHAAHERVFYEAMEFPQRSQLLLIPLVIETSSREREVLRAFRDEVSRAGFEVEPWEGDAAVVRAVPEWATGHEEACLRELLEELDEPVRGEAREHLRRATAACRAAVKAAMPLDQAEAQALVDQLACCENPWVCPHGRPTVLKVTRADLERHFGRR from the coding sequence GTGATCCGGCAACTGGATGCCGGCACGGTGGCAAAAATCGCGGCGGGAGAGGTCATCGAGAGGCCAGCGTCCGTAGTGAAGGAACTGGTGGAAAACAGCATAGATGCCGGCGCCCGCCGCATCGTGGTGATCTGCCGTCGCGGGGGATTCGACCTCATCCAGGTCAGCGACGACGGGTGCGGGATGGCGCCCGAAGACGCTCCCCTGGCTTTCGCCCGCCACAGTACCAGCAAGCTGAGTTGTGCGGACGACCTGAGCCGGGTGACCACCCTGGGGTTCCGGGGGGAGGCACTGCCCAGCATCGCCGCGGTGGCCCGGGTGGAGATGGTGACCTGTCCGCCGGGTGCCCCATCCGGTACCAGGGTAGTGGTCGAGGGGGGCCGGGTGGCGCATGTGGAGGAAACGGCAGCTCGCCCCGGCACCAGGGTAACCGTGCGGGACGTGCTGGCGGGGCTCCCCGCCCGGCGCAAATTCCTCTCGGATCCTCACCGGGAAGGTCTCCGCTGCGTGGACGTGGTGATGCGGCTGGCGGCCGGATACCCCCACATTGCCTTCCGCCTGGAGATGGACGGGCGCCAGGTGCTCAGCACCCCGGGGGACGGTCGCCTGCTGGATACGCTGGTGGCACTGTACGGCCCCGGCACCGCCCGTGCCCTGACCCCGGTATGTCCCCCCGAAGAGGACTACCCGCCGGGGATAGTATCTGTGACCGGGTACGTGGGTGGCTCTGCCACCTTCCGCACCCGGCGCTGGGCCCAGGCCCTGTACGTCAACGGGAGGGCGGTGCGGGCCCCCGGGCTGGTCCAGGCGGTTGAGGCGGGGTACGGCCCCATGTTGCCACCGGGCCGCCATCCCTTCGTCATCCTGTTCCTGACCGTCGACCCGCAACACGTGGACGTTAACGTCCACCCGACCAAAGCGGAAGTGCGCCTGGCCCGGGAAGAGGCGGTGAAGTCCCTGCTGGTGCGGGTGGTGACCCGAGCCCTGGGTGCCTCCGACATGTCCCGCCCGCTGGTCGCGGACACGTCCACCGGGGGATGGGAAGGGGGCCCGGGGCAGGCGACGGAGAGCAGGGGCGAGGTGGGAGAGAACAAGCAGGAAGCAGCCGTGACCCTTGATCTGGCGCGGCACGCCGGGGTGCGGGTCGGCAGGACCAGACTGGGGGAGCCGGGGCCGGTGTGGGAACTCAATTTTTCCCGCCTGCGGGTGATCGGGCAGGCCATGGGCACCTATCTCCTGGTGGAGGGACCCGAGGGTCTGTACGTGGTGGATCAACATGCCGCCCACGAGCGGGTATTCTACGAGGCCATGGAATTCCCCCAGCGGAGCCAGTTGCTCCTGATCCCGCTGGTGATCGAGACCAGCTCCCGGGAAAGGGAGGTGTTGCGCGCTTTCCGGGACGAGGTATCCCGGGCCGGTTTCGAGGTGGAACCATGGGAGGGCGATGCGGCAGTCGTGAGGGCAGTCCCCGAGTGGGCAACCGGCCACGAAGAAGCGTGCCTGCGCGAGCTGCTGGAGGAACTGGATGAACCGGTCCGGGGAGAGGCCCGTGAACACCTGCGCCGGGCGACCGCGGCTTGCCGGGCGGCGGTGAAAGCGGCCATGCCTCTTGACCAGGCGGAAGCCCAGGCCCTGGTGGACCAACTGGCCTGCTGTGAGAATCCCTGGGTATGTCCCCACGGGCGGCCCACGGTATTGAAGGTCACCCGTGCCGACCTGGAACGGCACTTCGGAAGACGATGA